From a region of the Rhodococcus opacus B4 genome:
- a CDS encoding NlpC/P60 family protein translates to MSDPSAIIAAIVIAAGGAANSTNLPPEVETQVTDTLAVVEQAAPALDQQVGDVMATLPAPVQQFAQQGIDNAAQALSGVIPPQSPPAPPLPLPPADAPPRPDPSPAAPEPPADSDVVPEPGNTDSSGVSSWANTNALDTAFAAPTSSVLPRLTFAPGNAFATFVPWLTKAGALCDGITAPTLAALYSAENGFRYGATAPVSPVGAKGPGQFMDGTWRTYGKDADGDGTADILGVADSVMASGHLLCDMYNQIDTWKHQGRVRGDTLDLAIAGYNAGVGAVLASGGMPSGSPDYENQTKPYVAKIRAAQDYFARLLSPFGGPALSELGARVVESAMNFLGLPYVWGGGNIHGPSQGGFDCSGLTSYAVYTATSGKVTLPRTSETQWNVGVERPLSEAVPGDLLFGNWSANGPGHVAIYIGNGQMIHAPTTGDVVRVASVFADMRARHVM, encoded by the coding sequence ATGTCCGACCCCTCCGCCATCATTGCGGCGATCGTGATCGCCGCCGGTGGCGCCGCGAACAGCACTAACCTGCCACCAGAGGTGGAAACGCAGGTCACCGACACCCTGGCCGTCGTCGAACAGGCAGCACCGGCCCTGGATCAGCAGGTCGGGGACGTGATGGCGACGCTTCCCGCCCCCGTACAGCAGTTTGCGCAGCAGGGGATCGACAATGCCGCGCAGGCGTTGTCCGGGGTGATTCCTCCTCAATCCCCGCCCGCGCCCCCGCTCCCGCTCCCACCCGCCGACGCGCCGCCACGCCCGGATCCGTCCCCGGCGGCGCCCGAGCCACCGGCCGACAGCGATGTCGTACCCGAGCCCGGCAATACCGACAGTTCCGGCGTCTCGAGCTGGGCAAACACAAACGCCCTCGACACCGCGTTTGCCGCACCGACCAGCAGCGTGCTGCCCCGCCTCACCTTCGCCCCCGGCAACGCGTTCGCCACCTTTGTGCCGTGGCTGACCAAGGCCGGCGCACTGTGTGACGGGATCACGGCGCCGACACTGGCGGCCCTGTATTCGGCGGAGAACGGATTCCGCTACGGTGCCACCGCACCGGTGTCACCCGTCGGCGCCAAGGGTCCCGGCCAGTTCATGGACGGCACCTGGCGCACCTACGGCAAGGACGCCGACGGCGACGGCACCGCCGATATTCTCGGCGTCGCGGACTCGGTCATGGCGTCAGGACATCTCTTGTGCGACATGTACAACCAGATCGACACGTGGAAGCACCAAGGACGAGTTCGCGGGGACACGCTCGATCTCGCGATCGCCGGATACAATGCCGGGGTTGGTGCCGTGCTCGCCTCCGGGGGAATGCCCTCGGGTAGCCCCGACTACGAGAATCAGACGAAACCGTACGTCGCGAAGATCCGCGCGGCCCAGGACTACTTCGCGCGGCTGCTCTCCCCCTTTGGTGGACCTGCCCTGTCCGAGCTGGGCGCCCGGGTCGTCGAGAGCGCAATGAACTTCCTCGGCCTTCCGTATGTGTGGGGCGGCGGCAACATTCACGGCCCCTCCCAGGGCGGGTTCGACTGCTCCGGCCTGACCTCGTACGCGGTGTACACCGCGACCTCAGGCAAAGTGACACTCCCCCGCACCTCCGAAACCCAATGGAACGTAGGAGTCGAGCGCCCACTGTCGGAGGCAGTACCCGGCGACCTCCTGTTCGGGAACTGGAGTGCGAACGGTCCCGGGCATGTCGCGATCTACATCGGAAACGGGCAGATGATCCACGCACCCACGACCGGCGACGTCGTACGCGTGGCATCGGTTTTCGCCGACATGCGGGCACGGCACGTGATGTGA
- a CDS encoding MarR family winged helix-turn-helix transcriptional regulator yields the protein MRSRLTEQQRQAWRVYIEGSLRLETRLDEALRAATGLSMIDYHVLLLLSEAPDQRLRMSELAARMVFSRSRITYQIGSMRKRGLVAREPAPDDGRGSRAVLTASGLRALHQAVPPHAQSARELFLDDLDPAELDCLERVFTRLTERLH from the coding sequence GTGCGGAGCAGGTTGACCGAACAACAGCGTCAGGCCTGGCGGGTGTACATCGAGGGCAGCCTGCGGCTGGAGACCCGGCTGGATGAGGCGCTGCGCGCGGCGACCGGGCTGAGCATGATCGATTACCACGTCTTGCTGTTGCTGTCCGAGGCCCCGGACCAGCGGTTACGGATGAGTGAGCTCGCCGCCCGAATGGTGTTCTCCCGTAGCCGCATCACCTACCAGATCGGGTCGATGCGCAAACGGGGCCTTGTTGCGCGGGAACCGGCACCCGACGACGGCCGGGGGAGCCGGGCGGTGTTGACCGCGTCAGGCCTGCGGGCGTTACATCAGGCCGTCCCTCCTCACGCGCAGAGCGCCCGTGAGCTCTTCCTCGACGATCTCGATCCGGCGGAACTCGACTGCCTCGAGCGGGTCTTTACCCGGTTGACCGAACGGCTCCATTAG
- a CDS encoding DUF5319 domain-containing protein: protein MRDQLPPGLPLDPFAGDPTDPAAALDALEPDRPLDPQERLAVEADLADLAVFEALLAPRGIRGLVEHCEDCRHDHYRDWDMLRADLLQLLVGGPARPHEPAYAPTPEAYATWDYCCGYADAQVNDAVHGPRFDA, encoded by the coding sequence GTGCGCGATCAACTGCCTCCCGGCCTGCCCCTGGACCCGTTCGCCGGCGACCCCACCGACCCCGCCGCCGCCCTCGACGCCCTCGAACCGGACCGGCCACTCGATCCCCAGGAGCGGCTCGCCGTGGAGGCGGACCTGGCCGACCTCGCCGTGTTCGAGGCGCTGCTGGCACCTCGCGGGATCCGCGGTCTCGTCGAACACTGCGAGGACTGCCGGCACGATCACTACAGGGATTGGGACATGCTCCGCGCCGACCTCCTCCAGCTTCTGGTCGGCGGCCCCGCCCGCCCGCACGAGCCCGCCTACGCCCCCACCCCCGAGGCGTACGCCACCTGGGACTACTGCTGCGGGTACGCGGATGCCCAGGTGAACGACGCGGTGCACGGCCCCCGCTTCGACGCCTGA
- a CDS encoding cupin domain-containing protein — protein MQRVSLEALARQQVKQAATAGGGHTADTVYGGHEKVLRQTVIGMIEGAVLGEHANPGEATVQVLSGRVRLRAGELSWEGRAGDLLIVPDARHSLEALVDSAVLLTVAKLA, from the coding sequence ATGCAGCGGGTTTCTCTCGAAGCCTTGGCTCGTCAGCAGGTGAAACAGGCGGCCACAGCCGGTGGTGGTCACACCGCCGACACCGTCTACGGCGGGCATGAGAAGGTCTTGCGGCAGACGGTGATCGGCATGATCGAGGGTGCCGTTCTCGGGGAGCATGCGAATCCGGGTGAGGCGACGGTGCAGGTCTTGTCCGGCCGGGTCCGGCTCAGGGCCGGCGAGCTGTCGTGGGAGGGGCGTGCGGGTGACCTGCTCATCGTGCCCGACGCCCGGCACAGCCTCGAAGCGTTGGTGGACTCGGCGGTCCTGCTGACGGTCGCGAAGCTGGCGTGA
- a CDS encoding IS30 family transposase — MGRPPGWAAALTGRAVMRSPGRPPIRRDLERAFWTRIAEGLTSDDAATTCGVSGPVGTRWFRQAGGMPPIELTPVSGRYLSFTEREDIALLRAKGMSMRDIADRIGRSPSTISRELRRNAATRNGKLTYRASTAQWKADLAARRPKPAKLAEHDRLREYVQDKLSGVIRADDGTVVSGPDAAWIGRNKPRRGDRRWATAWSPEQISNRLPIDYPEDPTMRISPEAIYQSLYIEGRGGLERELVACLRTGRALRKPRARARKQRTGFITEEVTISARPEEVESRKTPGHWEGDLIIGLTRSAIGTLVERTSRYTTLLHLPRLKGYGTAAMVKNGPALSGYGSESVRDALAATLSPLPEHLRRSVTWDRGKELARHAELTASTGIRVYFCDPYSPWQRGTNENTNGLLRQYFPKGTDLSRYKFRELQAVADALNNRPRKVHGWRTPAEVFAEQVHSSSRHGVATTG; from the coding sequence ATGGGACGACCACCCGGGTGGGCAGCAGCGTTGACGGGGCGTGCGGTGATGCGGTCACCGGGACGGCCTCCGATACGCCGAGATCTAGAGCGGGCATTCTGGACGCGGATCGCCGAGGGTCTCACGAGCGACGACGCAGCGACCACATGCGGCGTGTCGGGGCCGGTGGGGACACGGTGGTTCCGCCAGGCTGGTGGGATGCCACCGATCGAGTTGACCCCGGTCTCGGGGAGGTACCTGTCGTTCACCGAGCGTGAGGATATCGCGCTGCTGCGAGCCAAGGGTATGAGTATGCGCGACATCGCTGACCGGATCGGACGGTCACCGTCGACGATCTCGCGGGAGTTGCGGCGGAACGCCGCCACCCGCAATGGCAAGCTCACATACCGAGCGTCGACCGCACAGTGGAAGGCCGACCTCGCCGCGAGGCGCCCAAAACCAGCGAAGCTCGCCGAACACGATCGGCTACGAGAATATGTGCAGGACAAACTGTCTGGTGTGATTCGTGCCGACGATGGAACCGTGGTGTCCGGTCCGGATGCCGCTTGGATTGGCCGAAACAAGCCTCGGCGCGGTGATCGTCGGTGGGCGACGGCGTGGAGTCCGGAGCAGATCTCGAATCGCCTACCGATCGACTATCCGGAGGACCCGACGATGCGCATTTCACCTGAGGCGATCTACCAATCGCTCTACATCGAGGGTCGCGGCGGCCTGGAGCGGGAGCTCGTCGCGTGCTTGCGCACCGGCCGGGCGCTGCGAAAGCCTCGTGCGCGAGCACGGAAGCAGCGCACCGGATTTATCACCGAGGAGGTGACCATCAGCGCCCGTCCGGAGGAGGTCGAGAGCCGGAAGACGCCGGGGCATTGGGAGGGCGACCTCATCATCGGTCTGACCCGGTCCGCGATCGGCACGCTCGTCGAGCGCACCAGCAGATACACGACTCTACTACACCTGCCGCGACTGAAGGGCTATGGAACAGCGGCGATGGTGAAGAACGGGCCGGCGCTGTCCGGATATGGTTCGGAGTCCGTTCGTGATGCTCTGGCCGCGACGCTGTCACCGCTGCCCGAGCATCTACGCAGATCCGTGACGTGGGATCGCGGAAAGGAACTCGCGCGTCATGCCGAGCTGACGGCATCTACGGGTATCCGTGTCTACTTCTGTGATCCGTACAGTCCATGGCAGCGCGGAACGAATGAGAACACCAATGGGCTGCTGCGACAATATTTTCCGAAGGGAACTGATCTGTCCCGATACAAGTTCCGTGAGCTTCAGGCGGTCGCCGATGCGCTCAACAACCGCCCCCGAAAAGTGCACGGTTGGAGAACTCCAGCGGAAGTGTTTGCCGAACAGGTACACTCGTCCTCACGGCACGGTGTTGCGACGACCGGTTGA
- a CDS encoding pyridoxamine 5'-phosphate oxidase family protein — protein MTTTAPDSVLSTAECIRLLRSVPVGRMVFTENAVPALRPVTFATVGGEVVIPTDDESFARFDGELLAFEAGDIDLITRIGWSVTAMGHATYVASADAVARFHHRNAVPWSIHPGDRHLIIDMEYVSGRHVTLIRRDGDTR, from the coding sequence ATGACCACAACAGCGCCGGATTCGGTGCTCTCCACCGCCGAGTGCATTCGCTTGCTGCGGTCGGTTCCGGTCGGTCGAATGGTCTTCACCGAGAACGCGGTGCCGGCGCTGCGTCCGGTGACCTTCGCCACCGTCGGGGGCGAAGTCGTCATCCCCACCGACGACGAGTCGTTCGCACGGTTCGACGGGGAGCTTCTCGCATTCGAAGCGGGGGACATCGATCTGATCACCCGAATCGGATGGAGTGTCACTGCCATGGGCCACGCCACCTACGTGGCATCCGCGGACGCCGTGGCCAGATTTCACCACCGGAACGCGGTCCCGTGGTCGATCCATCCCGGCGACCGGCACCTCATCATCGACATGGAATACGTCTCAGGTCGCCACGTCACGCTGATACGCCGCGACGGTGACACCCGATGA
- a CDS encoding ABC transporter ATP-binding protein: protein MGVEVSVSDLTKSFGSQRIWQDVSLTLPAGEVSALLGPSGTGKSVFLKSLIGLLRPEQGSIVIDGTNILECSSKELYEIRKLFGVLFQDGALFGSMNLYDNVAFPLREHTKKSESEIRKIVMEKMELVGLLGAEDKLPGEISGGMRKRAGLARALVLDPQIILVDEPDSGLDPVRTTYISQTLIDINAEIDATILIVSHNINLARTVPDNIGMLFRRKLVMFGPREVLLTSEEPVVKQFLNGTMIGPIGMSEEKDEATMAAEQAMVDAGHHAGGVDDVEGIVPQMKATPGMPFRQAVARRQERVRDIMHTLPESAQIAIQESFDEHELYSDFDSATEELGAVDVHDWSAP from the coding sequence ATGGGTGTCGAAGTTTCAGTCAGCGACCTGACCAAGTCGTTCGGCTCGCAGAGGATCTGGCAGGACGTGTCGCTGACCCTGCCGGCCGGTGAGGTCAGCGCGTTGCTGGGCCCGTCGGGAACCGGTAAGTCGGTGTTCCTGAAGTCGCTGATCGGTCTGCTCCGCCCGGAGCAGGGGTCGATCGTGATCGACGGCACCAACATTCTCGAGTGCTCGTCCAAGGAGCTGTACGAGATCCGCAAGCTGTTCGGCGTGCTGTTCCAGGACGGCGCCCTGTTCGGCTCGATGAACCTGTACGACAACGTGGCGTTCCCGCTGCGCGAGCACACCAAGAAGTCCGAGTCCGAGATCCGCAAGATCGTGATGGAGAAGATGGAACTCGTCGGTCTGCTCGGGGCCGAGGACAAGCTGCCCGGCGAGATCTCCGGCGGTATGCGCAAGCGCGCCGGCCTGGCCCGCGCCCTGGTGCTCGACCCGCAGATCATCCTCGTCGACGAGCCGGACTCCGGCCTGGACCCGGTGCGCACCACCTACATCTCGCAGACCTTGATCGACATCAACGCCGAGATCGACGCGACGATCCTGATCGTCTCGCACAACATCAACCTCGCCCGCACGGTGCCGGACAACATCGGGATGCTCTTCCGGCGGAAGCTGGTGATGTTCGGCCCCCGCGAGGTGCTGCTCACCAGTGAGGAGCCGGTGGTCAAACAGTTCCTCAACGGCACCATGATCGGCCCGATCGGCATGTCCGAGGAGAAGGACGAGGCCACCATGGCCGCCGAACAGGCGATGGTCGACGCCGGCCACCACGCCGGCGGGGTCGACGACGTCGAGGGCATCGTCCCGCAGATGAAGGCGACACCGGGGATGCCGTTCCGCCAGGCCGTCGCCCGCCGCCAGGAACGCGTCCGCGACATCATGCACACCCTCCCCGAGAGCGCCCAGATCGCGATCCAGGAAAGTTTCGACGAACACGAGCTCTACAGCGATTTCGATTCCGCTACTGAGGAACTCGGCGCCGTTGATGTCCATGATTGGAGCGCCCCGTGA
- a CDS encoding ATP-binding protein: MDAWTIRDFEPEDLEAVVRMDSSSTTTDQLPLFALSDVVGSLLNRHPAVVAVRDGHIIGTAVARVDEDRAWVMRLSLDPEWRGQGLGSALLSQLEHQLLAKGVRRVSALLPEGETGATALSNSGFTTRSGVTYYEKLGTVSPRTAGVLATLGGAVPPAGLWKQVAGMTREKSLIERKIVLPLSRPALAADHGVAAPRAVVLFGPPGTGKTTFARAIASRLGWPFVELFPSRLAAGENGLAAGLGEAFASMGELEHVVVFIDEVEEVAARRRPGSQSVGVVNELLKSIVNFRERSGRLLVCATNSVRALDDAFLRHGRFDYVLPIGAPDSEARHALWERYLGNEQVDVSALVAATEGYTPADVAHAARTVAQATFECSVDSGGRCHAGTQDYLDVIGTVRPTLTAEMMQAFTEDIVGHART; encoded by the coding sequence ATGGACGCCTGGACCATCCGAGACTTCGAACCCGAGGACCTCGAGGCCGTCGTGCGCATGGACAGCAGTTCCACCACCACGGACCAACTGCCCCTGTTCGCGCTCTCGGATGTGGTCGGGAGTCTGCTGAACCGTCACCCCGCCGTCGTCGCGGTGCGGGACGGGCACATCATCGGGACGGCAGTTGCTCGCGTCGACGAGGACCGCGCCTGGGTCATGCGCCTCTCCCTCGATCCCGAATGGCGGGGTCAAGGGCTCGGCAGCGCCCTGTTGTCTCAGCTCGAGCACCAGCTCCTCGCCAAAGGAGTGCGACGAGTGAGCGCGCTCCTCCCCGAAGGTGAGACAGGTGCCACCGCGCTGAGCAATTCCGGATTCACTACCCGCAGCGGAGTCACGTACTACGAGAAGCTCGGGACGGTGTCGCCCCGCACGGCCGGGGTCCTGGCGACTCTCGGCGGTGCGGTGCCGCCCGCCGGACTGTGGAAACAGGTCGCCGGAATGACCCGGGAGAAGTCGCTGATCGAACGCAAGATCGTGCTCCCGCTGTCGAGGCCGGCGCTGGCCGCCGACCACGGGGTGGCGGCACCGCGCGCGGTGGTGCTGTTCGGACCGCCGGGAACCGGGAAGACGACGTTCGCGCGTGCCATCGCCAGCCGGCTCGGCTGGCCGTTCGTCGAACTGTTCCCATCGCGGCTCGCGGCCGGCGAGAACGGGCTCGCCGCCGGTCTCGGGGAGGCGTTCGCGTCGATGGGTGAACTCGAGCACGTCGTCGTCTTCATCGACGAGGTGGAGGAGGTGGCGGCCCGCCGCCGGCCCGGTTCGCAGTCCGTCGGGGTGGTGAACGAACTGCTGAAGTCGATCGTCAACTTCCGCGAACGCAGCGGACGGTTACTGGTGTGCGCGACCAATTCCGTTCGAGCACTGGATGATGCATTCCTTCGACACGGACGTTTCGACTATGTGCTGCCGATCGGGGCGCCCGACTCGGAGGCCCGGCACGCCCTGTGGGAGCGGTACCTCGGCAACGAGCAGGTCGACGTGTCTGCCCTCGTTGCGGCGACCGAGGGCTACACGCCCGCCGATGTCGCGCACGCGGCACGGACCGTTGCACAGGCGACCTTCGAGTGCAGCGTCGATTCGGGTGGACGCTGCCACGCCGGCACCCAGGACTACCTGGACGTGATCGGCACGGTGCGTCCCACCCTCACCGCCGAGATGATGCAGGCGTTCACGGAGGACATCGTCGGTCACGCCCGCACCTGA